One Capsicum annuum cultivar UCD-10X-F1 chromosome 2, UCD10Xv1.1, whole genome shotgun sequence genomic window carries:
- the LOC107857604 gene encoding PHD finger protein ALFIN-LIKE 3 isoform X4: MDKFGSEMFLRTVDEAFENYKGRRQAIINALIKDVDEFREKCDQYNVTDGNWEIKLSSDVAEELPYSRIYKLPKQLTDKNAWLAQVAADSDTWLFSVTFYLCSIYSWMALWRERLFDKMNALPTVSELVKDNHKNLEVATENAKKRVKDKSTVSYHSSKNSKSNSEVL; the protein is encoded by the exons ATGGATAAGTTTGGAAGCGAAATGTTCCTTCGCACCGTAGATGAAGCTTTCGAAAATTACAAAGGCCGTCGACAGGCTATCATCAATGCCCTCATAAAGG ATGTGGATGAGTTTCGCGAAAAGTGTGATCAGTATAATGTCACCG ATGGGAATTGGGAAATCAAATTGTCTTCTGATGTGGCTGAAGAACTTCCATATTCAAGAATATATAAACTTCCTAAACAATTAACGGATAAAAATGCATGGTTGGCCCAAGTTGCTGCCGATAGTGACACATGGCTATTCTCTGTTACCTTTTATCTTTGTTCCATTTATAGTTGGATGGCTCTTTGGAG GGAACGTTTGTTTGACAAGATGAATGCGCTGCCAACAGTGTCTGAATTGGTTAAAGATAATCACAAAAATCTAGAAGTTGCTACTGAAAATGCCAAGAAGCGTGTAAAGGATAAATCAACAGTTTCATATCACAGCAGCAAGAATTCAAAGTCGAACTCTGAAGTG CTCTAG
- the LOC107857604 gene encoding PHD finger protein ALFIN-LIKE 3 isoform X1 — MDKFGSEMFLRTVDEAFENYKGRRQAIINALIKDVDEFREKCDQYNVTDGNWEIKLSSDVAEELPYSRIYKLPKQLTDKNAWLAQVAADSDTWLFSVTFYLCSIYSWMALWRERLFDKMNALPTVSELVKDNHKNLEVATENAKKRVKDKSTVSYHSSKNSKSNSEVVQLKPLFSPYFFHFLKRCLFLDNSRCVVLFKGFPWTVFNWNPTFSSRAWSMDLL, encoded by the exons ATGGATAAGTTTGGAAGCGAAATGTTCCTTCGCACCGTAGATGAAGCTTTCGAAAATTACAAAGGCCGTCGACAGGCTATCATCAATGCCCTCATAAAGG ATGTGGATGAGTTTCGCGAAAAGTGTGATCAGTATAATGTCACCG ATGGGAATTGGGAAATCAAATTGTCTTCTGATGTGGCTGAAGAACTTCCATATTCAAGAATATATAAACTTCCTAAACAATTAACGGATAAAAATGCATGGTTGGCCCAAGTTGCTGCCGATAGTGACACATGGCTATTCTCTGTTACCTTTTATCTTTGTTCCATTTATAGTTGGATGGCTCTTTGGAG GGAACGTTTGTTTGACAAGATGAATGCGCTGCCAACAGTGTCTGAATTGGTTAAAGATAATCACAAAAATCTAGAAGTTGCTACTGAAAATGCCAAGAAGCGTGTAAAGGATAAATCAACAGTTTCATATCACAGCAGCAAGAATTCAAAGTCGAACTCTGAAGTGGTACAGTTGAAACCTCTCTTTTCCCcatatttcttccattttttaaaACGATGTCTTTTCTTGGATAACAGTAGGTGTGTAGTACTCTTTAAAGGGTTCCCTTGGACAGTGTTTAATTGGAATCCAACCTTCAGCTCTAGGGCATGGTCAATGGATCTTCTCTGA
- the LOC107857604 gene encoding PHD finger protein ALFIN-LIKE 3 isoform X2, which produces MDKFGSEMFLRTVDEAFENYKGRRQAIINALIKDVDEFREKCDQYNVTDGNWEIKLSSDVAEELPYSRIYKLPKQLTDKNAWLAQVAADSDTWLFSVTFYLCSIYSWMALWRERLFDKMNALPTVSELVKDNHKNLEVATENAKKRVKDKSTVSYHSSKNSKSNSEVAAAITFWKGC; this is translated from the exons ATGGATAAGTTTGGAAGCGAAATGTTCCTTCGCACCGTAGATGAAGCTTTCGAAAATTACAAAGGCCGTCGACAGGCTATCATCAATGCCCTCATAAAGG ATGTGGATGAGTTTCGCGAAAAGTGTGATCAGTATAATGTCACCG ATGGGAATTGGGAAATCAAATTGTCTTCTGATGTGGCTGAAGAACTTCCATATTCAAGAATATATAAACTTCCTAAACAATTAACGGATAAAAATGCATGGTTGGCCCAAGTTGCTGCCGATAGTGACACATGGCTATTCTCTGTTACCTTTTATCTTTGTTCCATTTATAGTTGGATGGCTCTTTGGAG GGAACGTTTGTTTGACAAGATGAATGCGCTGCCAACAGTGTCTGAATTGGTTAAAGATAATCACAAAAATCTAGAAGTTGCTACTGAAAATGCCAAGAAGCGTGTAAAGGATAAATCAACAGTTTCATATCACAGCAGCAAGAATTCAAAGTCGAACTCTGAAGTG GCTGCAGCTATTACATTTTGGAAAGGTTgctga
- the LOC107857604 gene encoding PHD finger protein ALFIN-LIKE 3 isoform X3 — protein MDKFGSEMFLRTVDEAFENYKGRRQAIINALIKDVDEFREKCDQYNVTDGNWEIKLSSDVAEELPYSRIYKLPKQLTDKNAWLAQVAADSDTWLFSVTFYLCSIYSWMALWRERLFDKMNALPTVSELVKDNHKNLEVATENAKKRVKDKSTVSYHSSKNSKSNSEVVR, from the exons ATGGATAAGTTTGGAAGCGAAATGTTCCTTCGCACCGTAGATGAAGCTTTCGAAAATTACAAAGGCCGTCGACAGGCTATCATCAATGCCCTCATAAAGG ATGTGGATGAGTTTCGCGAAAAGTGTGATCAGTATAATGTCACCG ATGGGAATTGGGAAATCAAATTGTCTTCTGATGTGGCTGAAGAACTTCCATATTCAAGAATATATAAACTTCCTAAACAATTAACGGATAAAAATGCATGGTTGGCCCAAGTTGCTGCCGATAGTGACACATGGCTATTCTCTGTTACCTTTTATCTTTGTTCCATTTATAGTTGGATGGCTCTTTGGAG GGAACGTTTGTTTGACAAGATGAATGCGCTGCCAACAGTGTCTGAATTGGTTAAAGATAATCACAAAAATCTAGAAGTTGCTACTGAAAATGCCAAGAAGCGTGTAAAGGATAAATCAACAGTTTCATATCACAGCAGCAAGAATTCAAAGTCGAACTCTGAAGTG GTCAGGTAG
- the LOC107857604 gene encoding PHD finger protein ALFIN-LIKE 3 isoform X5: MDKFGSEMFLRTVDEAFENYKGRRQAIINALIKDVDEFREKCDQYNVTDGNWEIKLSSDVAEELPYSRIYKLPKQLTDKNAWLAQVAADSDTWLFSVTFYLCSIYSWMALWRERLFDKMNALPTVSELVKDNHKNLEVATENAKKRVKDKSTVSYHSSKNSKSNSEV, from the exons ATGGATAAGTTTGGAAGCGAAATGTTCCTTCGCACCGTAGATGAAGCTTTCGAAAATTACAAAGGCCGTCGACAGGCTATCATCAATGCCCTCATAAAGG ATGTGGATGAGTTTCGCGAAAAGTGTGATCAGTATAATGTCACCG ATGGGAATTGGGAAATCAAATTGTCTTCTGATGTGGCTGAAGAACTTCCATATTCAAGAATATATAAACTTCCTAAACAATTAACGGATAAAAATGCATGGTTGGCCCAAGTTGCTGCCGATAGTGACACATGGCTATTCTCTGTTACCTTTTATCTTTGTTCCATTTATAGTTGGATGGCTCTTTGGAG GGAACGTTTGTTTGACAAGATGAATGCGCTGCCAACAGTGTCTGAATTGGTTAAAGATAATCACAAAAATCTAGAAGTTGCTACTGAAAATGCCAAGAAGCGTGTAAAGGATAAATCAACAGTTTCATATCACAGCAGCAAGAATTCAAAGTCGAACTCTGAAGTG TAG